One part of the Phaenicophaeus curvirostris isolate KB17595 chromosome 2, BPBGC_Pcur_1.0, whole genome shotgun sequence genome encodes these proteins:
- the SYNDIG1 gene encoding synapse differentiation-inducing gene protein 1 isoform X2 has translation MDGLVEQNSVLMHSKIAEAGKRNGLINTRNLVAESRDGLVSVYPTPQYQSHRAGSLSSPSCRENGRNDPVQQLLDPNMLQQTVESHYRPNIILYSENVLRSWGESIGSECCETTFIEDRSPTKDSLEYPDSKFIDLSADDIKIHTLSYDVEEEEDFQELESDYSSDTESEDNFLMMPPRDHLGLTVFSMLCCFWPLGIAAFYLSHEVKMRRTLH, from the exons ATGGATGGCTTGGTTGAGCAGAACAGTGTGCTAATGCACAGTAAGATTGCTGAAGCTGGGAAAAGGAATGGTTTAATTAATACAAGGAACTTAGTAGCAGAAAGCCGAGATGGTCTGGTCTCTGTGTACCCAACCCCCCAGTATCAGAGCCACCGAGCAGGGAGcctttcttctccaagctgccGGGAGAATGGCAGGAATGACCCCGTGCAGCAGCTTCTGGACCCCAACATGCTGCAGCAGACAGTGGAGTCTCACTACCGACCCAACATCATCCTCTACTCGGAGAACGTGCTGCGTTCATGGGGTGAGAGCATCGGCTCAGAGTGCTGCGAAACCACCTTCATTGAGGATCGATCCCCTACCAAAGACAGCCTGGAGTACCCAGACAGCAAGTTCATTGATCTCTcagcagatgacatcaagattCACACCCTCTCCTATgatgtggaggaagaggaggatttCCAGGAGCTAGAG AGCGATTACTCCAGTGACACAGAAAGCGAAGACAATTTCCTGATGATGCCACCAAGAGATCATCTTGGCCTCACTGTGTTCTCCatgctctgctgcttctggcCACTGGGGATTGCTGCCTTTTACCTATCTCATGAG